From Paraburkholderia sabiae, a single genomic window includes:
- the recB gene encoding exodeoxyribonuclease V subunit beta: protein MSGATWMHALAVQELDVFACELDGVNQIEASAGTGKTWNICALYVRLLLEKNLSADQILVVTFTKAATAELHERIRGRLAEVQRAIETGDDGGDPFIIRLFETTLSEERGVDLEAAAKIVRRALRTFDQAAIHTIHAFCQRALQEAPFAAAMPFAFEMEADDAALRFELAADFWREQVEAVAAQHSSFAAWLVEKRASPASLDEQLARRLKKPLAQLRWGDVGELEGASPGEIQARFDAACEMWRAERDNIVRLLEAAQERLSKTSHKPEFISAAIDAWSDYFAQEDCHAPPPKAALKLTAAALTKGTKKNFEPPAHAFFIVADEIAAASLAAEVAQRARWLGLVQRWLDHAPYELAARKRTRRVVSFDDLLSNLHRALATHVWLADALRKRYPAALIDEFQDTDPLQFAIFNRIFAPQGPLFLVGDPKQAIYSFRAADLHTYLAARAQASARYTLAVNQRSTAPVVEACNRFFEANPRAFVLEGLDYQPVRAGERQRPPLVDKDSEGGGDFRAWMLPKGDAALTKRDAQRAASEACAAEIVRLLRGAREGSVMIGDKPLAPGNIAVLVQTHKQGSLIKRVLSAWGVGSVELAQASVFESLDAEQIERVLAAVDTPGDLRRLRAALATDWFGLDAASLWQLEHIDEAIVTTGNAAPSVDAMSWVERFSRYRMLWHERGFAVMWRTLMRELRVAQRIVSGAEGERRLTNVNHLAELVQARAATQPGIAPTLRWLAAQREGAGGGEEAQLRLESDRNLVQIVTVHKSKGLEYAVVFCPFLNDGNMREPPSSGLPDAREYHDDDGAAVLHYGCDEEQADLAGRQATREQAAERARLIYVALTRAVYRCYVVAGTYLSARSTKESARSVLNWLVAGSERDFDEWLAKPLDEAAIYQHWRALEGGPMAIADLPAVARREPLEGVADSGARLRARANRRSLRDAWRMASFSSLIAAGSRADEAAAAQAVNEEARPDHDELADVSSGPNAPVFDMIAAPVELAADDILAFPRGPAAGECLHRMFELADFSDRSKWPEAIHQALRERPAPAEPELAQRLPAMMQRLLGDVVSTELVPGMTLAALDPKRRLNELEFLFSAASLDFPALRALLAEYGYPDVALESNALRGFVKGFIDMIVEHQGRFWVVDWKSNHLGDTRDDYSAAPLDDAMASHAYHLQALLYIVALHRYLRLRLPGYAYETHIGGYLYLFVRGVRPDWRDDSHAAGVHARQPDPALVFALDALMDGDTR, encoded by the coding sequence ATGAGCGGCGCAACGTGGATGCATGCGCTCGCCGTGCAGGAACTCGACGTGTTCGCGTGCGAGCTCGATGGCGTCAACCAGATCGAGGCATCGGCGGGGACGGGTAAGACCTGGAACATTTGCGCGCTCTATGTGCGGCTCTTGCTGGAGAAGAATCTGAGCGCCGATCAGATTCTTGTGGTGACCTTTACGAAAGCCGCGACGGCCGAACTGCACGAGCGTATTCGCGGACGTCTCGCCGAAGTGCAGCGCGCGATCGAAACGGGCGACGACGGCGGTGATCCGTTCATCATCCGGCTATTCGAAACGACGCTTTCGGAGGAACGCGGCGTCGATCTCGAAGCGGCTGCGAAGATCGTGCGCCGCGCGTTGCGCACCTTCGATCAGGCAGCGATCCACACGATCCACGCGTTCTGTCAGCGCGCGCTACAGGAAGCGCCATTTGCGGCCGCGATGCCGTTCGCGTTCGAGATGGAAGCGGACGATGCCGCGTTGCGCTTCGAACTCGCCGCCGATTTCTGGCGCGAGCAGGTCGAAGCCGTCGCCGCACAGCATTCGTCGTTCGCGGCGTGGCTGGTCGAGAAACGGGCCAGTCCGGCATCGCTCGATGAACAGCTTGCGCGACGCTTGAAGAAGCCGCTCGCGCAGTTGCGCTGGGGTGACGTCGGTGAACTCGAAGGCGCCTCGCCGGGCGAGATTCAGGCGCGCTTCGATGCGGCATGCGAAATGTGGCGTGCCGAGCGCGACAACATCGTGCGTCTGCTCGAAGCGGCGCAGGAACGGCTGAGCAAGACCTCGCACAAGCCGGAATTCATCAGTGCCGCGATCGATGCGTGGAGCGATTATTTCGCGCAGGAAGACTGTCATGCGCCACCGCCGAAAGCTGCGTTGAAGCTCACGGCAGCGGCATTGACGAAGGGCACGAAGAAGAATTTCGAACCGCCCGCGCACGCGTTTTTCATCGTCGCCGACGAGATTGCAGCGGCCTCGCTTGCCGCCGAAGTTGCGCAGCGTGCGCGTTGGCTCGGCCTCGTGCAGAGGTGGCTCGACCATGCACCGTACGAACTGGCAGCGAGAAAGCGCACGCGCCGCGTCGTGTCGTTCGACGATCTGCTGTCGAACCTGCATCGCGCGCTCGCCACTCACGTTTGGCTCGCGGATGCATTGCGCAAGCGCTATCCCGCTGCACTGATCGACGAGTTCCAGGATACCGACCCGCTACAGTTCGCGATCTTCAACCGCATCTTCGCGCCGCAAGGGCCGCTCTTTCTTGTCGGCGATCCGAAGCAGGCCATCTACAGTTTTCGCGCGGCCGATCTGCATACGTATCTGGCGGCGCGCGCGCAGGCGTCGGCGCGCTATACGCTCGCCGTCAATCAGCGTTCGACGGCGCCTGTCGTCGAAGCCTGCAACCGTTTTTTCGAAGCGAATCCTCGTGCATTCGTGCTTGAAGGACTCGACTATCAGCCGGTGCGGGCGGGCGAGCGGCAACGTCCGCCGCTCGTCGATAAAGACAGCGAGGGCGGCGGCGATTTCCGCGCGTGGATGCTGCCGAAAGGCGACGCGGCGCTGACCAAACGGGATGCACAGCGCGCAGCCAGCGAAGCGTGCGCGGCGGAGATCGTGCGTCTGTTGCGTGGTGCACGCGAGGGCAGCGTCATGATCGGCGACAAGCCGCTCGCGCCCGGCAACATTGCTGTGCTCGTGCAGACGCACAAGCAGGGCAGTCTGATCAAGCGTGTGCTGTCCGCGTGGGGCGTGGGCAGCGTCGAGCTTGCGCAGGCGTCGGTGTTCGAATCGCTCGATGCCGAGCAGATCGAGCGCGTGCTGGCCGCCGTCGATACACCCGGCGACCTGCGCCGTCTGCGCGCCGCGCTCGCAACCGACTGGTTCGGTCTCGACGCGGCGTCGCTGTGGCAGCTCGAACACATCGACGAAGCGATCGTCACGACGGGCAATGCCGCGCCATCCGTCGATGCGATGAGTTGGGTCGAGCGTTTTTCGCGTTACCGGATGCTGTGGCACGAGCGCGGTTTTGCAGTGATGTGGCGCACGCTGATGCGCGAGTTGCGTGTCGCGCAGCGGATCGTCTCGGGCGCCGAGGGCGAGCGGCGGCTCACCAATGTCAATCATCTCGCCGAACTCGTGCAGGCGCGCGCCGCGACGCAGCCGGGCATCGCGCCGACGCTGCGCTGGCTCGCGGCGCAACGCGAAGGCGCGGGAGGCGGCGAAGAGGCGCAACTGCGTCTCGAATCGGACCGCAATCTCGTTCAGATCGTCACGGTTCACAAGTCGAAGGGACTCGAGTATGCCGTCGTGTTCTGTCCGTTTCTCAACGACGGCAATATGCGCGAGCCGCCGTCGTCGGGGCTGCCCGATGCGCGCGAATATCACGACGACGACGGTGCGGCCGTGCTGCACTACGGCTGCGACGAAGAGCAGGCGGATCTTGCCGGCCGGCAGGCCACACGCGAACAGGCCGCCGAGCGCGCGCGGCTGATCTATGTCGCGCTGACGCGCGCGGTGTATCGCTGTTATGTGGTGGCGGGCACGTATCTGTCGGCGCGATCGACGAAGGAGTCGGCGCGCAGCGTGCTCAACTGGCTGGTCGCGGGCAGTGAGCGCGACTTCGACGAGTGGCTTGCCAAGCCGCTCGATGAAGCCGCGATCTATCAGCACTGGCGCGCGCTCGAAGGCGGTCCAATGGCTATCGCCGATTTGCCCGCCGTCGCGCGCCGCGAACCGCTCGAAGGCGTGGCCGACAGCGGTGCCCGTTTGCGCGCGCGCGCAAACCGGCGTTCGCTGCGCGACGCGTGGCGCATGGCCAGCTTCAGTTCGCTGATCGCGGCGGGCTCGCGGGCCGACGAAGCAGCGGCGGCACAGGCGGTCAATGAAGAAGCGCGTCCCGATCACGACGAACTGGCCGATGTATCGTCGGGACCGAACGCGCCTGTGTTCGACATGATCGCCGCGCCCGTCGAACTCGCGGCCGACGATATCCTCGCGTTTCCGCGAGGCCCGGCGGCGGGCGAGTGTCTGCACCGCATGTTCGAGCTCGCCGACTTTTCCGATCGCAGCAAATGGCCCGAAGCGATCCATCAGGCGCTGCGCGAAAGGCCGGCGCCCGCCGAGCCCGAACTCGCGCAACGTCTGCCCGCGATGATGCAGCGTCTGCTCGGCGATGTCGTGAGCACGGAACTCGTGCCCGGCATGACGCTCGCGGCGCTCGATCCGAAGCGACGGCTCAACGAACTGGAGTTTCTGTTTTCGGCGGCATCGCTGGACTTTCCTGCGTTGCGCGCGCTGCTCGCCGAGTATGGCTATCCCGATGTCGCGCTGGAGTCGAACGCGCTGCGCGGCTTCGTTAAAGGCTTCATCGACATGATCGTCGAGCATCAGGGACGTTTCTGGGTGGTCGACTGGAAGTCGAATCATCTCGGCGATACGCGCGACGACTATTCCGCTGCGCCGCTCGACGATGCGATGGCGAGCCACGCCTATCACCTGCAGGCGCTGCTCTATATCGTCGCTCTGCATCGTTATCTGCGCCTGAGGCTTCCGGGCTATGCGTATGAGACGCACATCGGCGGCTATCTGTATCTGTTCGTGCGTGGCGTGCGTCCCGACTGGCGCGACGACAGCCACGCCGCCGGCGTGCACGCGCGACAACCCGACCCTGCGCTCGTCTTCGCGCTCGATGCATTGATGGATGGAGACACGCGATGA
- the recD gene encoding exodeoxyribonuclease V subunit alpha, translating into MSTFDQPLPDVEVNVPAPEDFSTALAEGFARRVSALARRGGASDDAVRWAARAAFAASRATSEGHVCVPLDELAQRYESEVAHVRRALLVSGVASDGMQPAHALRPLVVDGQGRLYLARYYDYERRLAQSLVDHARGAHDDAVSVDMSPDGLRDRLLRYFGKPQDEQIDWQRVAAVMALSGRLTIVSGGPGTGKTTTVVGVLACLLDARADLRIALAAPTGKAAQRMQEALLARAGSLPPELAARLPQTSFTLHRLLGTGPNGRFRHHRDNPLPYDVIVIDEASMIDVAMATHLFDALARDTHLVMLGDKDQLAAVEAGAVFGELSAQPSFTSRGIGSIAAALDIDERRLRDALPTVGNDEPSNHPEPFFDDLFGMPADTPPSSTQTQSAPLADCVVWLERNYRFGLESAIGRLSLAIRRGAAQEALDLLVINATANPTADSAAPCAAAFHEDVDAAPSERTIHRLAAGFAPYADALATALADDAANAASHAPALFEALNRFRILCATRLGARGVDQMNTAMAAQVRRAARVPLAIGAQWFAGRPIMVTRNDYALGLFNGDIGIALPGADGALRVWFRGADGGLRAVSPAALPPHDTAFALTVHKSQGSEFDHAVLMLPSTFSRVLSRELVYTAVTRARERVEVVGARTVLLRAIATPTQRDSGLAARIVEAMESTEAGSL; encoded by the coding sequence ATGAGCACGTTCGATCAGCCGTTACCCGACGTCGAGGTCAACGTTCCCGCGCCCGAGGATTTCAGCACCGCGCTTGCCGAAGGTTTTGCACGGCGCGTGAGCGCGCTTGCGCGGCGTGGCGGTGCGTCGGACGATGCCGTGCGCTGGGCCGCGCGCGCCGCGTTCGCGGCAAGCCGTGCAACCTCCGAAGGACACGTGTGCGTGCCGCTCGACGAACTCGCGCAACGATACGAGAGCGAAGTCGCGCATGTGCGCCGCGCGTTGCTCGTAAGCGGCGTGGCAAGCGACGGCATGCAGCCGGCACACGCGCTGCGTCCGCTTGTCGTCGATGGACAGGGGCGGCTTTATCTGGCGCGTTACTACGATTACGAGCGGCGGCTCGCGCAGTCGCTTGTCGATCACGCGCGCGGTGCGCATGACGATGCCGTGTCGGTGGACATGTCGCCGGACGGTTTGCGCGACAGGCTGCTGCGTTACTTCGGGAAGCCGCAGGACGAACAGATCGACTGGCAGCGCGTGGCGGCCGTGATGGCGTTGTCGGGACGGCTTACGATCGTCAGCGGCGGGCCTGGCACGGGTAAGACGACGACGGTCGTCGGCGTGCTCGCGTGTTTGCTGGACGCGCGAGCGGATTTGCGGATCGCGCTCGCCGCGCCGACAGGCAAAGCTGCGCAACGGATGCAGGAGGCGCTGCTCGCGCGCGCCGGTTCGTTGCCGCCCGAACTCGCGGCGCGTCTGCCGCAAACGTCGTTCACATTGCATCGCTTGCTGGGTACGGGGCCGAACGGGCGCTTCCGGCATCATCGCGACAACCCGTTGCCGTACGACGTGATCGTGATCGACGAGGCGTCGATGATCGACGTCGCGATGGCCACGCATCTGTTCGATGCGCTCGCACGCGACACGCATCTCGTGATGCTCGGCGACAAGGATCAGCTCGCCGCCGTCGAAGCGGGTGCCGTGTTCGGCGAACTGAGCGCGCAGCCTTCGTTCACGTCGCGCGGTATCGGTTCGATCGCGGCGGCGCTGGATATCGACGAACGCCGGTTGCGCGATGCGTTGCCGACCGTCGGCAACGATGAGCCTTCGAACCATCCCGAGCCGTTCTTCGACGATCTGTTCGGCATGCCGGCGGACACACCGCCATCATCGACGCAGACGCAATCCGCGCCGCTTGCCGATTGCGTCGTGTGGCTCGAGCGCAATTACCGTTTCGGACTGGAGTCGGCGATCGGCCGTCTGTCGCTCGCAATCCGGCGCGGCGCGGCGCAGGAAGCCCTCGATTTGCTGGTTATCAATGCAACCGCGAATCCCACCGCGGATTCCGCCGCGCCGTGTGCCGCCGCGTTTCACGAAGACGTCGATGCCGCGCCTTCCGAGCGCACGATCCACCGGCTTGCGGCGGGCTTTGCGCCGTACGCCGACGCGCTCGCCACAGCGCTCGCTGATGACGCGGCAAATGCGGCGTCGCATGCGCCCGCGCTTTTCGAAGCGCTCAATCGCTTCCGCATTTTGTGCGCGACGCGTCTCGGCGCACGCGGCGTCGATCAGATGAACACGGCGATGGCTGCGCAGGTGCGCCGTGCCGCGCGCGTGCCGCTCGCGATCGGCGCGCAGTGGTTCGCCGGGCGTCCGATCATGGTCACGCGCAACGACTATGCGCTGGGTCTGTTCAACGGCGATATCGGCATCGCGCTGCCGGGCGCGGACGGCGCGTTGCGAGTGTGGTTTCGCGGCGCGGACGGCGGCTTGCGCGCAGTGTCGCCCGCGGCGTTGCCGCCGCACGATACCGCGTTTGCGCTCACTGTCCACAAGTCGCAGGGCTCGGAGTTCGATCATGCGGTGCTGATGCTGCCGTCCACGTTCAGCCGGGTGCTGTCGCGCGAACTGGTCTATACGGCGGTGACGCGGGCGAGAGAGCGGGTCGAAGTGGTCGGCGCGCGCACGGTCCTGTTGCGCGCCATCGCGACGCCGACGCAGCGCGATTCGGGGCTGGCTGCGCGGATCGTGGAGGCGATGGAGTCGACGGAAGCGGGCTCGCTCTAA